A single window of Tenericutes bacterium MZ-XQ DNA harbors:
- a CDS encoding transcriptional regulator produces the protein MIKINLSELLKDRQMSSKELTQIIDITEANLSILRSGKAKAIRFSTLDSICKALHCQPGDILEYIEGDLEEGDLDD, from the coding sequence ATGATAAAGATAAATCTGTCAGAACTTTTAAAAGATAGACAAATGTCATCTAAAGAATTGACACAAATTATTGATATCACAGAAGCAAATTTGTCAATATTAAGAAGTGGAAAAGCGAAAGCTATTCGCTTTTCTACATTAGATAGTATCTGTAAGGCGCTTCATTGTCAGCCCGGAGATATTCTTGAATACATTGAAGGGGATTTAGAAGAGGGTGATTTAGATGATTAG
- a CDS encoding branched chain amino acid aminotransferase, translating into MENKAKGFTYVKTPYNYISYFKDGNWTEGILREEDTFTIAATSTSLHYGQQAFEGLKAYRRKDGDINLFRVMDNAKRFQESCERMMMPKVPLDIFVEAVKMTVLANHEYVPPYGTGATLYIRPFMIGVGNNLGLRPAPEYIFSVIVSPVEKYFEGPMKPVNMITSEIDRAAPHGTGDVKVGGNYAASLYAQVEARKKGFADTIFLDPKTHTKIEEVGAANFFAITKQKAYITPKSPSILNSITNRSLRYIARHMLNLDVEETDIFIEKLDHIDEAGACGTAAIVTPIGSIEHLGHVHQFKCHKDMGPVTKQLLEIITGIQVGDIPDPSNWITILKPHE; encoded by the coding sequence ATGGAAAATAAGGCAAAAGGATTTACTTATGTTAAAACACCATACAACTACATATCCTATTTCAAGGATGGTAATTGGACTGAAGGGATTTTAAGAGAAGAAGACACATTTACAATAGCTGCAACATCGACATCACTTCATTATGGTCAACAAGCATTTGAAGGATTGAAAGCATACAGAAGAAAAGATGGTGACATCAACTTATTTAGAGTCATGGATAATGCAAAAAGGTTTCAGGAATCATGCGAACGCATGATGATGCCTAAAGTACCTTTAGATATATTTGTTGAAGCTGTTAAAATGACTGTTTTAGCAAACCATGAGTATGTACCACCTTATGGTACAGGTGCAACTTTATACATAAGACCATTTATGATTGGTGTAGGAAATAATTTAGGACTTCGTCCAGCGCCAGAATATATATTTAGTGTGATTGTATCACCAGTTGAAAAATATTTTGAAGGACCGATGAAACCTGTGAACATGATTACCTCTGAAATTGATCGAGCAGCACCACACGGGACTGGAGATGTCAAAGTTGGTGGTAATTATGCAGCTAGTCTTTATGCACAAGTAGAAGCTAGAAAAAAGGGATTTGCAGATACTATCTTTTTAGATCCAAAAACACATACTAAAATTGAAGAAGTTGGCGCAGCCAATTTCTTTGCGATTACCAAACAAAAGGCCTATATTACGCCTAAATCACCTTCGATTTTAAATAGTATAACCAATCGTTCATTAAGATATATTGCAAGACATATGTTAAATCTGGACGTTGAAGAAACAGATATATTTATTGAAAAACTTGATCATATTGATGAAGCTGGTGCTTGTGGCACAGCAGCAATCGTAACACCTATCGGATCGATTGAGCATCTTGGTCATGTGCATCAGTTTAAATGCCATAAAGACATGGGTCCTGTAACAAAACAACTCTTAGAGATTATCACAGGTATTCAAGTTGGCGATATTCCTGATCCAAGTAATTGGATCACCATTTTAAAACCTCACGAGTAA
- a CDS encoding type I glutamate--ammonia ligase — MKEYTRLDILREAKENNVKYVRLQFTDMLGTVKNVEIPATNLERALSNEIMFDGSSIQGFVRIDEADMYLYPDLSTWLILEWESLPEGKVARLICDVYTTDHVPFEGDPRYILRKNLEKMKELGIEKFNVGVEPEFFLFKLDEHGKPTMEFSDLGGYFDLAPIDGSEDVRRDIVLELEKMGFDMEVSHHEVAFGQHEINFHFDNALEACDNIQTFKIVVKNVARRHGYHATFMPKPIQGINGSGMHTNCSLSTDGKNLFYDPTTENQLSETALRFIAGVMKYAQEFALLTNPTINSYKRLVPGYEAPCYISWSDANRSTMVRIPAAGGNATRIEVRSVDPSANPYLAMSGLLASGLEGLKNEMTPLSPLKKNLFKMSDSERKRLGIKNLPESLKEAVENFSSSSLMRETVGDFLFTKLIEAKSREWDEYKVRVTAFELEKYLPII, encoded by the coding sequence ATGAAAGAATATACAAGATTAGATATCTTAAGAGAAGCCAAAGAAAACAACGTTAAGTATGTAAGACTACAATTTACAGATATGTTAGGGACTGTAAAGAATGTAGAAATACCTGCAACCAACCTTGAACGTGCATTATCAAACGAAATTATGTTTGATGGGTCATCTATTCAAGGTTTTGTGCGTATCGATGAAGCAGATATGTATTTATATCCAGATTTATCGACTTGGTTAATTCTTGAGTGGGAAAGCCTTCCAGAAGGAAAAGTAGCAAGATTGATTTGTGATGTTTATACTACAGATCATGTACCTTTTGAAGGAGATCCAAGATACATTTTAAGAAAGAACTTAGAAAAAATGAAAGAGCTAGGTATTGAGAAGTTTAATGTCGGTGTTGAACCTGAGTTTTTCTTATTTAAACTTGATGAGCACGGAAAACCAACGATGGAATTTTCTGATTTAGGTGGCTATTTTGATTTAGCTCCAATTGATGGATCAGAAGATGTCAGACGTGATATCGTTTTAGAGCTTGAAAAAATGGGTTTTGATATGGAAGTATCGCACCATGAAGTGGCATTTGGCCAACATGAAATTAATTTCCATTTTGATAATGCACTTGAAGCATGTGATAATATTCAAACATTTAAGATTGTTGTCAAAAATGTTGCGAGACGCCACGGGTATCATGCAACATTCATGCCAAAACCTATTCAAGGCATTAATGGCTCAGGGATGCATACAAACTGTTCATTATCAACAGATGGTAAGAATTTATTTTATGATCCAACAACAGAAAACCAACTATCAGAAACCGCACTTAGATTCATTGCTGGTGTGATGAAATATGCTCAAGAATTTGCATTGCTTACAAATCCTACAATTAACTCATATAAACGTTTAGTTCCAGGATATGAAGCGCCATGCTACATCTCATGGAGTGATGCGAATCGTTCAACAATGGTTAGAATTCCAGCTGCAGGAGGTAACGCGACAAGAATTGAAGTGAGATCAGTTGATCCATCAGCTAACCCATATTTAGCAATGTCAGGATTATTGGCTTCAGGGTTAGAGGGATTGAAAAATGAGATGACTCCATTAAGCCCACTTAAGAAAAACTTATTTAAGATGAGTGACTCAGAACGTAAACGTTTGGGCATCAAAAATTTACCCGAATCATTAAAAGAAGCTGTTGAAAACTTTAGTAGTTCTTCACTCATGCGAGAAACAGTTGGAGATTTTCTTTTTACTAAATTGATTGAAGCAAAATCAAGAGAATGGGATGAGTATAAAGTTAGAGTGACAGCATTTGAACTTGAAAAGTACTTACCAATCATCTAA